A DNA window from Vanessa cardui chromosome 16, ilVanCard2.1, whole genome shotgun sequence contains the following coding sequences:
- the LOC124536182 gene encoding U3 small nucleolar RNA-associated protein 6 homolog, which yields MAEQVNQRIEDMINELEQMRRTNLYEDEEIKEISRKRKEFEYRIQRRIKEKDDFVQYIAFELTLLEDISLRRKQAKMMEKKKDIEYAITKRLNKVFKQFIYRYQNDVAIYFEYIKFCRSVGFDYAVSAILGQMLQVHGDKPKMWQMASKWESKEQNNLENARAFLLKGIHRHPKSDILYLDLFDIELMIAFKAETEEEKEKYIKRADVVWKNGMKNIPDEAFLFKLCDLAFNYGIDDTITNSIKKEIWDRRTEKSVWSYIALKELEGYHWLEIEEYVDAELRYPNEINNYIAVYEEALRQFPDEKLCTKYIYGAISVRDGLCTELQKINIVKRAWYYGHDNGLLTKEMYTFGVKMLKMENEISKDEYTEILDEALVKNPKYRLLWEEKILLNKSDENKVLSILKDASKQLKSEDLIELWNFLFDNVESSVLLKNCYDKFQACDHAAVLSLKPKLLQKINEQNGLKAARNAYEDFIRTPPTQIEIHKVMIEIEMHQEKPLQKYIRKCYEALVQHHGRDNIEVWIDYINFEQQNGAAQAVPAIHRRAIGMLEKNLVDGFIKAQALAKLK from the exons atGGCGGAACAAGTAAATCAACGTATCGAGGACATGATAAATGAATTAGAACAAATGCGACGAACAAATCTATACGAGGACGAAGAAATAAA AGAAATTTCACGAAAACGTAAGGAGTTTGAATATCGAATACAGCGaagaattaaagaaaaagaTGACTTCGTTCAATATATAGCTTTTGAACTGACTCTGCTCGAAGATATTTCACTGAGAAGAAAACAAGCTAAAATGATGGAAAAAAAGAAAGACATTGAATATGCGATCACAAAgcgcttgaataaagttttcaaacaatttatatatagatatcaaAATGATGTTGCTATTTACTTTGAGTATATAAAGTTTTGCCGAAGTGTCGGCTTTGATTATGCTGTTTCTGCTATATTAGGTCAGATGTTACag GTCCATGGTGATAAGCCAAAGATGTGGCAGATGGCCAGCAAGTGGGAGAGCAAAGAACAGAATAATCTAGAAAATGCTAGAGCATTCCTTCTCAAAGGAATTCATAGACACCCTAAATCTGACATTCTTTACTTAGATCTATTTGATATTGAGCTCATGATTGCTTTTAAAGCAGAAACTGAGGAAGAAAAG gaGAAATATATCAAAAGAGCAGATGTTGTTTGGAAAAATGGTATGAAAAATATACCAGATGAAGCATTTTTATTCAAGTTATGTGATCTAGCGTTTAACTATGGTATTGATGATACAATCACAAATTCTATCAAGAAAGAAATTTGGGATAGAAGAACAGAAAAGAGTGTCTGGTCTTACATAGCCTTGAAAGAGTTGGAA GGCTACCACTGGTTAGAGATTGAAGAATATGTTGATGCAGAATTAAGATATccaaatgaaatcaataattaCATAGCAGTATATGAAGAGGCTTTGCGACAG ttccCAGATGAAAAACTttgtacgaaatatatttatggagCGATCAGCGTGAGAGATGGACTTTGTACAGAGttacaaaaaattaacattgttaAACGAGCTTGGTACTATGGACATGATAATGGTTTGCTGACGAAAGAAATGTATACTTTTGGtgttaaaatgttgaaaatggaAAATGAAATATCTAAAGATGAATACACAgag ATTCTTGATGAAGCATTGGTAAAAAATCCAAAATATAGGCTTTTATGGGAGGAGAAAATTTTGCTCAATAAATCTGATGAAAATAAAGTCCTATCTATACTTAAAGATGCATCAAAACAGTTGAAGTCTGAAGACTTAATAGAACTGTGGAACTTTTTGTTTGATAATGTTGAGTCTAGTGTTTTG ttGAAAAATTGTTATGACAAATTTCAAGCGTGTGATCATGCAGCAGTGTTGTCATTAAAGCCAAAActtttgcaaaaaataaatgagcAAAATGGATTAAAAGCTGCAAGAAATGCTTATGAAGACTTTATAAGGACTCCACCCACACAAATTGAAATCCACAAGGTTATGATAGAAATTGAGATGCATCAAGAGAAgccattacaaaaatatatcaggaAATGTTATGAGGCCTTAGTACAGCATCATGGTAGAGATAATATTGAAGTATGGATCGATTACATCAATTTTGAACAACAAAATGGCGCCGCTCAAGCTGTTCCTGCTATTCATAGAAGAGCTATAGGAATGTTAGAGAAGAATTTAGTCGATGGTTTCATTAAAGCTCAAGCTttagcaaaattaaaataa
- the LOC124536183 gene encoding mitochondrial carrier homolog 2-like has protein sequence MDEIDKEKIAALHSQLLVTTVCYPMEYAKVLIQLGYEPLPPRRSTTLFGRPAMILPNVFQYIKYIKKSDGFFGCYRGLSAKVLGLVASSQLTSKVIYACGIDLPELNDPPNIVNDDEPKIEDYYKLCRRDMIMHTASVIISYPFHVVSVRMMASFIGKEEEYSSLLGAIVSIYRDDGLLGFLHGIVPKLLGDLTCVAVTGILAYFVNKYLVKTKDLRYYTLPLLTFVTSTLTYPLVVVSTCMAVAGSSLRAGNPPLMPVYPTWYVCWRELGRNKQHKRGSSLIFRYYIAPIAAMQ, from the coding sequence ATGGACGAAATTGATAAGGAAAAAATAGCAGCTCTGCATTCACAACTACTCGTTACAACAGTATGTTACCCTATGGAATATGCAAAAGTGCTCATTCAATTGGGATACGAGCCTCTACCGCCTCGGCGTTCAACAACCCTGTTCGGTCGCCCTGCTATGATATTACCTAACGTCTTTCAATACATCAAATATATCAAGAAGTCGGACGGTTTCTTTGGGTGCTACAGAGGTTTATCTGCCAAAGTGCTCGGCTTAGTCGCCTCCAGTCAGCTTACTTCTAAGGTAATTTATGCCTGCGGTATCGATCTGCCCGAACTCAATGATCCTCCAAACATCGTAAACGACGACGAACCTAAAATCGAAGATTATTACAAGCTGTGCCGTCGAGATATGATCATGCACACTGCATCTGTGATAATATCTTATCCCTTCCACGTTGTTTCTGTTAGGATGATGGCATCATTTATTGGGAAAGAAGAAGAGTATAGTTCTTTATTGGGTGCAATTGTATCCATTTACCGGGACGATGGTTTACTCGGTTTCCTGCATGGTATTGTGCCTAAGCTACTGGGAGATTTAACTTGTGTTGCTGTCACTGGCATATTGGCCTactttgtaaacaaatatttggtGAAAACGAAAGATCTACGTTATTATACTCTACCATTACTAACATTTGTTACAAGTACTTTGACCTATCCGCTAGTGGTTGTGTCTACTTGCATGGCTGTAGCGGGTAGCAGCCTCCGTGCAGGCAATCCTCCGTTGATGCCTGTCTATCCTACATGGTATGTTTGCTGGCGAGAACTTGGTAGAAACAAGCAACACAAACGTGGATCATCACTTATCTTTAGGTACTACATTGCTCCAATTGCAGCTATGCAGTAA